In the genome of Drosophila subpulchrella strain 33 F10 #4 breed RU33 chromosome 2L, RU_Dsub_v1.1 Primary Assembly, whole genome shotgun sequence, one region contains:
- the LOC119547671 gene encoding transmembrane inner ear expressed protein, giving the protein MDDNTEFLHEMWLESVVIGSFRVWHIIAAVLGVFLLIMIMVCCCIRFRIPRTKQEIEADYQRKQITKKFREKLQQIKNSEMDDMDLQKVCARIQSDYLNFQASVESMNEKQNVKFKI; this is encoded by the exons ATGGATGACAATACGGAATTCTTACACGAAATGTGGCTGGAAAGTGTGGTCATAGGGAGCTTTCGAGTGTGGCACATTATAGCCGCCGTCCTAGGCGTTTTCTTGTTAATTA TGATTATGGTATGCTGCTGTATTCGCTTCCGGATCCCACGCACCAAACAGGAAATCGAGGCGGACTACCAGCGCAAACAGATCACAAAGAAGTTTCGCGAGAAGCTGCAGCAGATCAAGAACTCCGAGATGGACGACATGGACCTGCAGAAGG TTTGTGCCCGCATCCAGAGCGACTATCTGAATTTCCAGGCCAGCGTGGAGAGCATGAATGAGAAGCAGAATGTTAAATTTAAGATCTAA
- the LOC119547669 gene encoding actin-related protein 2/3 complex subunit 2, with protein sequence MILLEINNRIIEETLLVKYRNAQAGLKPESIDIRIADFDGVLYHISNVNGDKTKVRISISLKFYKQLQEHGADELLKREYGSLLTDTEEGYNVSVLINLEEIPEDCEQIAKRIGLLKRNCFASVFEKYFDYQEQGEEGQKRAVINYRNDETLYVEAKPDRVTVVFSTIFRDEDDVIIGKVFMQELREGRRASHTAPQVLFSHREPPLELANTDARVGDNIGYVTFVLFPRHTNKETRDNTINLIHMFRDYLHYHIKCSKAYIHSRMRAKTSDFLKVLNRARPEPKNTEKKTITGRTFKRIE encoded by the exons ATGATCCTACTGGAAATCAATAATCGGATTATCGAGGAGACGCTGCTGGTCAAATACCGTAATGCCCAGGCGGG GTTGAAGCCAGAATCGATAGATATACGGATAGCAGACTTTGACGGCGTGCTCTATCACATTTCCAATGTGAATGGCGATAAAACAAAAGTTCGG ATCAGCATATCGCTGAAGTTCTACAAACAGCTGCAAGAGCATGGAGCCGACGAGTTACTGAAGCGTGAATATGGCAGTCTGCTTACAGACACGGAAGAAG GCTACAATGTTTCTGTACTTATTAATCTGGAGGAGATCCCCGAGGACTGCGAGCAAATCGCAAAGAGAATTGGACTGCTGAAGCGCAACTGCTTCGCCTCCGtttttgaaaagtattttgaCTACCAGGAGCAGGGGGAAGAGGGCCAAAAGCGTGCCGTAATTAACTACCGCAACGATGAGACTTT GTATGTGGAGGCCAAGCCCGATCGTGTCACCGTCGTCTTTAGCACCATTTTCCGGGACGAGGACGACGTCATTATCGGCAAAGTGTTCATGCAGGAATTGAGAGAAGGACGACGTGCCTCGCACACAGCGCCGCAAGTGCTCTTCTCGCACCGCGAACCGCCACTGGAATTGGCCAACACTGACGCCAGGGTGGGCGACAATATCGGCTATGTCACATTCG TACTCTTCCCTCGACATACCAACAAAGAAACAAGGGACAATACCATTAACCTTATTCACATGTTCCGAGATTATTTGCACTACCACATTAAG TGTTCAAAGGCCTACATTCATTCGCGCATGCGTGCAAAAACCTCGGATTTCCTCAAGGTGCTAAATCGTGCAAGGCCCGAGCCGAAAAACACGGAGAAGAAAACTATAAC GGGGAGAACTTTCAAACGCATCGAATGA
- the LOC119545943 gene encoding uncharacterized protein LOC119545943 produces the protein MDDGELIKLIESHPILYDKDSARSVKNAAQKDAAWKAISQKLGASERACITRWKSIRDRFGKEFRRFQERPDEPTYWDMFPRLLFLKDHYKQGLARNESLDGMRFEPRERKKRPKVDIEQEKRRRDEDEEDCQDDLLNEQLIELVKMHPVLYDRHKIRVSKNLAAKNEAWREISENLNVSEELCYNRWKKLRDRFAREYRSQQINQATPITWRYFNELLFLGRHFRKGVPLVLENIKRRGRPPKSSIPSGNPSKQQEGMVISSGEQIWGADYPYSTDNDELEDDLELAYDEEIEILSETEQATPYDFILSEATPSQELEPPQQLHVTTTTPAMTEEIIHTIDRANPVVEETSPLAEDSATPAATSDKLLTTVIANMETVLQQSRELQAQIHHEQEQEREQRSATPANGLLAKAHMLLDGLSPLERANAERKIVQFLCQCQIKALDGEEIEDVAPCQVIN, from the exons ATGGACGACGGCGAGTTGATTAAATTGATAGAGAGTCACCCGATCCTGTACGACAAGGACAGCGCCAGGAGCGTTAAAAATGCGGCCCAGAAGGATGCGGCCTGGAAGGCCATCTCCCAGAAGTTGGGCGCCTCCGAGAGAGCGTGCATTACGCGCTGGAAGAGCATTCGCGATCGTTTCGGCAAGGAGTTCCGTCGCTTCCAGGAGCGACCCGATGAGCCCACCTACTGGGACATGTTCCCGCGCCTGCTCTTCCTCAAGGATCACTACAAGCAAGGACTGGCCCGGAACGAGAGCCTGGACGGAATGCGCTTTGAGCCAAGGGAGCGAAAGAAGCGGCCAAAAGTGGACATAGAGCAGGAGAAACGGAGGAGGGACGAGGATGAGGAGGACTGCCAGGATGACCTGCTCAACGAACAACTCATTGAGCTGGTCAAGATGCATCCGGTGTTGTATGACCGCCACAAGATCAGGGTCTCCAAGAACCTGGCGGCCAAAAACGAAGCCTGGCGGGAAATTTCCGAGAACTTGAATGTGTCGG AGGAACTTTGCTACAACCGCTGGAAAAAGCTGCGCGATCGCTTCGCCCGGGAATACCGCAGTCAGCAGATCAATCAGGCCACTCCAATCACGTGGAGGTACTTCAATGAGCTCCTCTTCCTGGGCCGACACTTTCGCAAGGGAGTCCCTCTGGTTTTGGAGAACATCAAACGGCGCGGGCGACCGCCAAAGTCCAGCATTCCGTCGGGGAATCCCAGCAAGCAGCAGGAGGGTATGGTGATCTCCAGTGGCGAGCAGATCTGGGGCGCCGACTATCCCTACAGCACGGATAACGACGAGCTGGAGGATGATCTGGAGCTGGCCTACGACGAGGAGATAGAGATCCTGTCCGAGACAGAGCAGGCAACGCCCTATGACTTCATTCTCAGCGAAGCCACGCCTTCCCAGGAACTGGAGCCACCACAGCAGCTTCATGTGACCACTACTACGCCGGCCATGACCGAGGAGATTATCCACACTATCGACAGAGCAAACCCCGTAGTAGAGGAAACGTCCCCTCTTGCAGAGGACTCTGCAACGCCCGCCGCCACCTCCGATAAACTACTGACTACCGTGATAGCCAACATGGAGACCGTTCTACAGCAATCCCGAGAGCTGCAGGCCCAAATCCATCacgagcaggagcaggagcggGAACAGCGAAGTGCCACGCCGGCCAACGGCTTGCTGGCCAAAGCTCACATGCTGTTGGACGGCCTGAGTCCTTTGGAACGGGCAAATGCCGAGCGCAAGATTGTGCAGTTTCTGTGCCAGTGCCAAATAAAAGCGTTGGACGGGGAGGAAATCGAGGATGTCGCACCTTGCCAGGTGATTAACTGA